TCCAGGAAGGTGGGCAGGTCGCAGCGTTCCACGATCTCGGCGTACATGCGCCGGGAATATCCCAGGATCATGGCGAACACGAAGAATTTGTCGATGCCGCCGTCCGGCCGTTCCACCTGGAACTCACCGAAGTCCACCTGGGCCTGGTATCCGGGTTCGGTTTCAAAGCGCATGAAGGCCACCTTGTGGTGTTCCGCCTTCATCACCCCAACTTTGCGTTTAACGATTTCGTAACTTCCGGCAAATCCCATGGCGGCAAGGCGGTCGTAAATCCAGGTGGCCTTGTACTTTGGATCTTCTTCCAGGAAGGCTTTGATATGGCCGTGGAATGGATCCACCTTGCTGGATCGCTCCCGCTTTTTGGGCGGTTCAAAGGCCAGTTGGGGGTTGTCGATGTATTTTTTCACGGTGGTGCGGCTGATTCCCAGCTTTTCGGCGATGGCGTGCTGGGAAAGCCCTTGCCGATGCATGGCGTTAATGTCCAAAACGGTCTCCTTTTTTTCAATTGAACCCACTCCGTTGTTTTGAGGGTAAAAGGACAAATATACCCTTTTCACAAGGCATGGGAAATGGAGGATCTGCCCTCACGGCTATCCTCCAACTCCCTGCCAGGTGGCCCAATTCTACACGACCATTTTTGGCTCAATTTAATACGACCATTAACACCTCCCCAGTAAGAAAAGAAATTGTATCCCCTCTTCACTACTAATAGGAACTTGTTTTTCTATCACCTTCATTGATTCTTCAACCACGGATTCAAATTGATTATTAAAGTAAAGGATCCGAGTCTTTGTATATTGCCATTTACAATAATCATTATTTTTAGTATCTATACTTGAGTCGACGATCTCTACCAACTGCCGAGCTTGCTTAAGTTCGCCAACTCTTTCCAACAAAGATATCTTCTTTATTGATAAATTAATAAAATCACAATCTTCAACAAGTAAGTTGTTTATTACGACAATTAGTTCTAAGTCCAACCCTCCATCCATCAGCCTCTCGAAATAATCATCTAAAACAAATAAGGCATTATTGTACTCAAAAGAATTTATATATGCATTGATGATATCAATAGCTATTGCAATGTTGCACTTCGTCTCATTTTGAAGGATTCTTAACGATGTCTCTCCTATAGATTCCCCTTGAAAGGTATTTTTAGCAAATAATTTAATGCTATCATGAAGAAAGCATTTTGAGCCGGCAATATTTACTATCATTTTTTCGCATAAACTTTCTAGAGGTGATAAAGATTTTTGTTTTTTAAAGGACTTTACACTGACAGGTAGCCGACAAAGAGCTAATGCTTTCACAACACCTATCTCGTCTGCTTTTAGATGACTCAAATACTTTTGGAAAACCAATTCGGGCACAGGTAGAGCGTCTATATTTTCAGTACCTTCAGATAGTCTATCTGCGAACGCTGCATATAATGGAAGTCCGCCGTAGTATTTGCCCAATATAGATAATGAGGAAGGAGTGGGGTATGTTCCAGTTTGTTGGTAAATCAACTCTTTTAAATGCTTTGTAGATAAGCCGTTAATATGAATATATCTTATTTTGTTGCGAAGTAAAAGACTGTATGAAAAGATGTTGTACCAACCAATCAAATAAAATTGGCATGTACATTTGTTGATCAAACGCATTAACAAGGTTATAAGCACATCATTTTCATGTCTACACTTATGAACATCATCAATAAAAATTATGGGATGATATCGGGCTGTCAGTTCTATTAATAAATGGATAAGAGTGTTTGTTAAACCAAAGCCATAACTGTTAAAGTAATTATGTAGTTCTCCATCATCACAATTAATTTTAAAGAAATCACCCAGAGAACTCAGAAAGGCCTTGCTCTGATTGTCGGAATCGTGTTCTCCAATTATTGAATGCCAGTATACAGCTCGGCCTGACTTAAAAAAGTGTTGGGCAACATTTTTTGCTATTTGAGATTTACCCACCCCGGAGATGCCATGTATATAATAGGAAGAGCATTTGACATCTTTAAGGAGTTTGATTTCATCCTCCCTGTCGACAAGGGAATGATCTGAGAGGGATATTGTTGACTCATACTCTAAAGCCGTTTTTTCAATAGAATATAGTCTTTGCTTTATTGATTTTTCAAAATGACTTAACAATCGAGGCAATATCTGCTCGCGAATTGAAGATCTTTCATGAAAAATTAAGCTTTGATAGGATCTGATGTTAGCTTGATCCTCATAGTCAATATTGATATTGTAGTTATCTGTAAACTTGTGAAGATAATCTTTAGTATCTGGAGTTAAGTACGGAGTAACCCAGAAGTATAATAAGTCCGGTCTATGAACTTTAGCCCAATTCACCGAATTAGAAATCGCCGCAATATTTACTGGTTTAGAATAAAACTTGCATTCAACAGTAACAGAAAATATTTCATTATTATAACGATATAGTAAAGAGATGTCCCTGCCCCTGTCAC
The genomic region above belongs to Desulfatibacillum aliphaticivorans DSM 15576 and contains:
- a CDS encoding restriction endonuclease, translating into MVMQLNGPDQFEELVFNILSCTNPLKIDWKQGGRDRGRDISLLYRYNNEIFSVTVECKFYSKPVNIAAISNSVNWAKVHRPDLLYFWVTPYLTPDTKDYLHKFTDNYNINIDYEDQANIRSYQSLIFHERSSIREQILPRLLSHFEKSIKQRLYSIEKTALEYESTISLSDHSLVDREDEIKLLKDVKCSSYYIHGISGVGKSQIAKNVAQHFFKSGRAVYWHSIIGEHDSDNQSKAFLSSLGDFFKINCDDGELHNYFNSYGFGLTNTLIHLLIELTARYHPIIFIDDVHKCRHENDVLITLLMRLINKCTCQFYLIGWYNIFSYSLLLRNKIRYIHINGLSTKHLKELIYQQTGTYPTPSSLSILGKYYGGLPLYAAFADRLSEGTENIDALPVPELVFQKYLSHLKADEIGVVKALALCRLPVSVKSFKKQKSLSPLESLCEKMIVNIAGSKCFLHDSIKLFAKNTFQGESIGETSLRILQNETKCNIAIAIDIINAYINSFEYNNALFVLDDYFERLMDGGLDLELIVVINNLLVEDCDFINLSIKKISLLERVGELKQARQLVEIVDSSIDTKNNDYCKWQYTKTRILYFNNQFESVVEESMKVIEKQVPISSEEGIQFLFLLGRC